Proteins encoded within one genomic window of Columba livia isolate bColLiv1 breed racing homer chromosome 1, bColLiv1.pat.W.v2, whole genome shotgun sequence:
- the GK gene encoding glycerol kinase isoform X13, giving the protein MAASDRMVLGPLVGSIDQGTSSTRFLVFNAKTAELLSHHQVEIEQKFPKEGWVEQDPKEILKSVHECVERTCEKLQQLNIDITNIKAIGVSNQRETTVVWDKTTGEPLSNAIVWLDLRTQSTVERLLKRIPGKNKAYFKSRTGLPLSTYFSAVKLRWLLDNVKEIQQAVDDGRALFGTIDSWLIWCLTGGKNGGVHCTDVTNASRTMLFNIHSLDWDPELCQFFDIPMEILPKVRSSSEIYGLMKICSSLKSGALTGVPISGCLGDQSAALVGQMCFQDGQAKNTYGTGCFLLCNTGQKSVLSEHGLLTTIAYKLGRDKPVCYALEGSVAIAGAVVRWLRDNLGIVQTSQEVEKLAAEAGTSYGCYFVPAFSGLYAPYWEPSARGIICGLTQFTNKNHIAFAALEAVCFQTREILDAMNKDCGIPLHQLQVDGGMTNNKLLMQLQSDILCIPVVKPSMPETTALGAAMAAGAAEGVGVWSLNPGDLTAVTCERFEPQINPEESESRYARWKKAVMRSMDWETSEAPSNG; this is encoded by the exons gtttttaatgcaaaaacAGCAGAGCTCTTGAGTCACCATCAAGTTGAGATAGAGCAGAAATTCCCCAAAGAAGG aTGGGTAGAACAAGATCCAAAGGAAATATTAAAGTCTGTCCATGAATGTGTTGAAAGgacctgtgagaaactgcaacaACTGAACATAGACATCACTAACATAAAAG CCATTGGAGTCAGCAATCAGAGAGAAACAACAGTGGTTTGGGACAAGACAActggagaacctctttcaaatGCTATTG TATGGCTTGACCTGAGAACCCAGTCAACAGTTGAACGGCTTCTTAAAAGAattccaggaaaaaacaaagcatattttaag tcTAGAACTGGTCTTCCACTTAGCACTTATTTTAGTGCAGTGAAACTTCGGTGGCTTTTGGATAATGTGAAAGAGATTCAGCAAGCAGTTGATGATGGAAGAGCTCTATTTGGGACTATTGATTCATGGCTTATATGG tGTTTGACAGGTGGAAAGAATGGAGGCGTTCACTGTACAGATGTAACCAATGCCAGTAGGACAATGTTGTTCAACATTCATTCCTTGGACTGGGATCCTGAGCTCTGCCA GTTCTTTGATATTCCTATGGAAATACTTCCTAAAGTCCGAAGCTCCTCTGAGATTTATGGCCTGATG AAAATCTGTTCTAGCCTG AAATCTGGAGCTTTGACAGGTGTACCAATTTCTGGG TGCCTGGGTGACCAGTCTGCTGCTCTTGTTGGGCAAATGTGTTTTCAAGATGGGCAGGCAAAAAATAC GTATGGAACAGGATGTTTCTTGCTGTGCAATACAGGTCAGAAG TCTGTGCTTTCTGAGCATGGTCTTCTAACCACAATAGCTTACAAACTGGGCAGAGACAAACCTGTTTGTTATGCACTAGAG gGATCTGTTGCTATAGCTGGTGCTGTTGTTCGTTGGCTGAGGGACAATCTAGGTATCGTTCAGACTTCACAGGAAGTTG AAAAACTGGCTGCAGAAGCAGGGACTTCTTACGGCTGCTACTTTGTGCCAGCATTTTCAGGACTATATGCACCATACTGGGAACCCAGTGCAAGGGG tatTATCTGTGGCCTTACTCAgtttacaaataaaaaccacattGCCTTTGCTGCACTGGAAGCAGTCTGCTTTCAAACACGAGAG ATTTTAGATGCCATGAACAAGGACTGTGGGATACCACTACATCAGTTACAAGTAGACGGAGGAATGACTAATAACAAGCTCCTCATGCAACTCCAATCAGACATTCTCTGTATTCCAGTAG TAAAGCCATCAATGCCTGAAACAACAGCTCTAGGAGCTGCtatggcagcaggagctgcagaaggaGTTGGAGTTTGGAGTCTGAATCCTGGAGATTTGACAGCAGTGACATGTGAACGATTTGAACCACAGATCAACCCAGAGG AAAGTGAATCTCGCTACGCCAGATGGAAGAAAGCTGTGATGAGATCTATGGACTGGGAGACATCTGAAGCTCCGTCAAATG
- the GK gene encoding glycerol kinase isoform X5: MAASDRMVLGPLVGSIDQGTSSTRFLVFNAKTAELLSHHQVEIEQKFPKEGWVEQDPKEILKSVHECVERTCEKLQQLNIDITNIKAIGVSNQRETTVVWDKTTGEPLSNAIVWLDLRTQSTVERLLKRIPGKNKAYFKSRTGLPLSTYFSAVKLRWLLDNVKEIQQAVDDGRALFGTIDSWLIWCLTGGKNGGVHCTDVTNASRTMLFNIHSLDWDPELCQFFDIPMEILPKVRSSSEIYGLMKSGALTGVPISGCLGDQSAALVGQMCFQDGQAKNTYGTGCFLLCNTGQKSVLSEHGLLTTIAYKLGRDKPVCYALEGSVAIAGAVVRWLRDNLGIVQTSQEVEKLAAEAGTSYGCYFVPAFSGLYAPYWEPSARGIICGLTQFTNKNHIAFAALEAVCFQTREILDAMNKDCGIPLHQLQVDGGMTNNKLLMQLQSDILCIPVVKPSMPETTALGAAMAAGAAEGVGVWSLNPGDLTAVTCERFEPQINPEESESRYARWKKAVMRSMDWETSEAPSNAVDPSIFCSLPLGFFIMSSVIMLIGAKYVSVISIVGLRIESTED, encoded by the exons gtttttaatgcaaaaacAGCAGAGCTCTTGAGTCACCATCAAGTTGAGATAGAGCAGAAATTCCCCAAAGAAGG aTGGGTAGAACAAGATCCAAAGGAAATATTAAAGTCTGTCCATGAATGTGTTGAAAGgacctgtgagaaactgcaacaACTGAACATAGACATCACTAACATAAAAG CCATTGGAGTCAGCAATCAGAGAGAAACAACAGTGGTTTGGGACAAGACAActggagaacctctttcaaatGCTATTG TATGGCTTGACCTGAGAACCCAGTCAACAGTTGAACGGCTTCTTAAAAGAattccaggaaaaaacaaagcatattttaag tcTAGAACTGGTCTTCCACTTAGCACTTATTTTAGTGCAGTGAAACTTCGGTGGCTTTTGGATAATGTGAAAGAGATTCAGCAAGCAGTTGATGATGGAAGAGCTCTATTTGGGACTATTGATTCATGGCTTATATGG tGTTTGACAGGTGGAAAGAATGGAGGCGTTCACTGTACAGATGTAACCAATGCCAGTAGGACAATGTTGTTCAACATTCATTCCTTGGACTGGGATCCTGAGCTCTGCCA GTTCTTTGATATTCCTATGGAAATACTTCCTAAAGTCCGAAGCTCCTCTGAGATTTATGGCCTGATG AAATCTGGAGCTTTGACAGGTGTACCAATTTCTGGG TGCCTGGGTGACCAGTCTGCTGCTCTTGTTGGGCAAATGTGTTTTCAAGATGGGCAGGCAAAAAATAC GTATGGAACAGGATGTTTCTTGCTGTGCAATACAGGTCAGAAG TCTGTGCTTTCTGAGCATGGTCTTCTAACCACAATAGCTTACAAACTGGGCAGAGACAAACCTGTTTGTTATGCACTAGAG gGATCTGTTGCTATAGCTGGTGCTGTTGTTCGTTGGCTGAGGGACAATCTAGGTATCGTTCAGACTTCACAGGAAGTTG AAAAACTGGCTGCAGAAGCAGGGACTTCTTACGGCTGCTACTTTGTGCCAGCATTTTCAGGACTATATGCACCATACTGGGAACCCAGTGCAAGGGG tatTATCTGTGGCCTTACTCAgtttacaaataaaaaccacattGCCTTTGCTGCACTGGAAGCAGTCTGCTTTCAAACACGAGAG ATTTTAGATGCCATGAACAAGGACTGTGGGATACCACTACATCAGTTACAAGTAGACGGAGGAATGACTAATAACAAGCTCCTCATGCAACTCCAATCAGACATTCTCTGTATTCCAGTAG TAAAGCCATCAATGCCTGAAACAACAGCTCTAGGAGCTGCtatggcagcaggagctgcagaaggaGTTGGAGTTTGGAGTCTGAATCCTGGAGATTTGACAGCAGTGACATGTGAACGATTTGAACCACAGATCAACCCAGAGG AAAGTGAATCTCGCTACGCCAGATGGAAGAAAGCTGTGATGAGATCTATGGACTGGGAGACATCTGAAGCTCCGTCAAATG CAGTTGACCCTAGTATCTTCTGTAGTCtgcctttgggtttttttattatgagtAGCGTGATAATGTTAATCGGAGCAAAGTACGTCTCAG TCATCAGTATTGTAGGTTTGAGGATTGAATCTACTGAGGATTGA